One Clostridium sp. CM027 genomic window carries:
- a CDS encoding DUF4489 domain-containing protein, whose product MNSMSCHCKSEKEDCFKRERENEECCKRDRDRDRENEAEILLKCKPGTAASVAAATDDEVTKRLATLSINTERFCNPCFKFEFSTNIFSTLPKADDEGNDKKMASVTVRFQLFKLCKRDRVATEVGPEWIFDLSNPSDDFQLMKHDIVTFIVCDCDCDCDCDSECCTYFVQSTTTGTPGDDRKPASITFNNPTLSVLVAENKRHCC is encoded by the coding sequence ATGAATTCAATGTCATGTCATTGTAAATCTGAAAAAGAGGATTGCTTTAAAAGAGAAAGAGAAAATGAGGAATGTTGTAAAAGAGACAGAGATAGGGATAGAGAAAATGAAGCTGAAATTTTATTAAAGTGTAAGCCTGGAACCGCAGCATCAGTGGCAGCAGCAACTGATGATGAAGTTACTAAAAGACTTGCTACTCTTAGTATAAATACTGAAAGATTTTGTAATCCATGCTTTAAGTTTGAATTTTCAACCAATATATTTTCTACACTACCAAAAGCAGATGATGAAGGTAATGATAAAAAAATGGCAAGTGTAACTGTTAGATTCCAACTATTTAAGCTTTGTAAACGTGATAGAGTTGCAACCGAAGTTGGACCTGAATGGATATTTGATTTATCAAATCCTTCAGACGATTTCCAATTAATGAAGCATGATATTGTTACTTTTATCGTTTGTGATTGTGATTGTGATTGTGATTGTGATTCCGAATGCTGCACCTATTTTGTACAGTCAACTACTACGGGCACACCCGGTGATGATCGTAAGCCCGCAAGCATCACTTTTAACAATCCAACACTTTCAGTTTTAGTAGCAGAAAACAAACGTCATTGCTGCTAG